In the genome of Paenibacillus pabuli, one region contains:
- a CDS encoding MFS transporter, which yields MNIAFYPYWAAKTLLSLINVVYIMVITTFIYGQTGSVLYAALFPFIQMSARIVAGITAPLLVNRFAFSKLIISIPLAKTLMITGIAIVFTDLTAHIPLLLVGIAILSFLDGWESPLINTLTPRLVQGEDLVKANSFLSFSTQTVTIIGYAMTGFIVMHCGASQTFWAATSLSWAVLLLMITISSLTRDIEEKVEKNTSRWDVLRGGWLILWKNRSLRLITFMDLVEGLAGSIWIGAITLAFVKEALGQGEGWWGLINSSYSAGTILGGILAIALAARIQKHLISSMAIGSLLFSLLTIAYGLNSLPWLALVLCVLMGPAYQIRDVAQQTALQSHVPIESLSKVYAAHGIILSAAMSISTVVFGLIADHMGVRLVYLIGGALFIVSSLCSFRLNRVKESND from the coding sequence ATGAACATCGCATTTTATCCATATTGGGCTGCCAAAACGCTGCTTTCTCTCATTAATGTTGTATATATCATGGTTATCACGACATTTATTTACGGTCAGACCGGGTCTGTCCTTTACGCTGCATTGTTTCCATTCATTCAAATGTCAGCGCGTATCGTAGCAGGCATTACTGCACCACTGCTTGTGAACCGTTTCGCATTCTCTAAGCTGATTATCAGCATTCCTTTAGCCAAAACATTGATGATTACCGGGATCGCCATCGTATTTACCGATCTCACTGCTCACATCCCTCTTCTGCTTGTAGGAATAGCAATCCTCTCGTTCCTGGACGGATGGGAATCTCCATTAATAAATACATTAACCCCACGATTGGTTCAAGGGGAAGATCTGGTGAAGGCGAATAGTTTTCTCTCCTTCTCAACTCAGACCGTGACGATCATTGGATACGCGATGACAGGGTTCATCGTTATGCATTGTGGTGCTTCACAAACATTTTGGGCGGCTACAAGCTTATCCTGGGCTGTCCTGCTTCTAATGATTACGATCAGCTCACTTACCCGCGATATTGAGGAAAAAGTCGAGAAAAACACTTCCAGATGGGATGTGCTAAGGGGAGGTTGGCTTATCCTTTGGAAAAATCGGTCGTTGCGCCTGATAACGTTCATGGATCTGGTTGAAGGTCTTGCTGGCTCCATCTGGATCGGCGCTATCACACTTGCTTTTGTGAAAGAAGCTTTGGGCCAAGGGGAGGGCTGGTGGGGACTTATCAACTCCAGCTATTCTGCCGGCACCATTCTTGGGGGAATTCTGGCCATCGCCCTGGCCGCTCGCATACAGAAGCACTTGATCTCCAGTATGGCGATAGGCTCTCTGCTTTTCAGCTTACTGACCATCGCTTATGGTTTAAACAGCCTTCCTTGGCTTGCTCTGGTATTGTGTGTGCTTATGGGTCCCGCTTATCAGATCCGCGATGTTGCTCAGCAAACGGCTTTACAGAGCCATGTGCCCATCGAATCCCTGTCTAAAGTATACGCAGCACATGGAATTATTCTCTCAGCTGCCATGAGCATATCTACGGTAGTCTTCGGACTGATTGCCGACCACATGGGGGTTCGACTGGTGTATTTGATTGGAGGTGCCTTATTCATCGTATCCTCCCTATGCTCTTTCCGGTTAAATCGAGTCAAAGAGTCGAATGATTGA
- a CDS encoding efflux RND transporter periplasmic adaptor subunit: MFMKWRTADLSSKGAAPKRGKRAALIVLSAIVAATMSGCSLLPAETEEEVLPPITPPTISKKPEYEVRTETLEKKVSGSGKMMSQREEKVYFTLDGMHIKELNVKPGDKVKKGQLLAVLDVESVEKEIRAKNLQIRKSEVQMKETLRKRDEMDPVEFEESTIAFEELRQELADLEDQLGKATLTAPFGGTIIAVQVEKGAAVKAYDPIATIADTSNLVVAATFAKEDLEKFSAGMKADVDINGAGKVAGKVKVMPVAQASSSGSGNGGSSGEGGTPPAKESLDQYVIVSLAKMPKGVERGTPLTVSIVTQRTENAIVIPVSALRSIGSRTYVQVVESDGSKREVDVEVGQQTSTDVEILKGLTVGQKVVGR, translated from the coding sequence ATGTTTATGAAATGGCGGACGGCAGATTTATCAAGTAAAGGAGCCGCTCCGAAGAGGGGGAAACGCGCAGCGCTTATTGTGCTAAGTGCGATAGTGGCTGCAACGATGTCCGGCTGCTCTTTGCTGCCGGCTGAAACAGAGGAAGAAGTACTTCCGCCGATTACACCACCAACGATCTCCAAGAAGCCGGAATATGAAGTTCGGACCGAGACGCTGGAGAAGAAAGTAAGCGGAAGCGGCAAGATGATGAGCCAGCGGGAGGAAAAGGTATATTTTACGCTGGACGGTATGCATATCAAAGAGTTGAATGTAAAACCAGGAGATAAAGTGAAAAAAGGTCAACTTCTCGCAGTGCTTGATGTAGAGAGCGTAGAGAAGGAGATCCGGGCGAAAAACCTGCAGATTCGCAAATCGGAAGTCCAGATGAAGGAAACGCTTCGCAAACGGGATGAAATGGACCCGGTGGAGTTCGAAGAGTCCACGATTGCCTTCGAAGAGCTTCGTCAGGAACTCGCCGATCTGGAGGATCAGTTGGGTAAAGCCACTTTGACCGCTCCATTCGGTGGAACAATCATTGCTGTGCAGGTGGAGAAGGGCGCGGCTGTCAAAGCTTATGATCCAATTGCGACCATAGCAGATACATCCAACCTGGTTGTCGCAGCTACGTTTGCCAAGGAAGACCTGGAAAAGTTCTCGGCTGGCATGAAGGCGGATGTGGACATTAATGGCGCAGGCAAAGTGGCTGGCAAAGTTAAAGTGATGCCTGTGGCCCAAGCATCGAGTAGTGGAAGTGGGAACGGTGGAAGTTCCGGGGAAGGTGGAACACCTCCAGCGAAAGAAAGCCTGGATCAGTATGTGATCGTCTCGCTGGCGAAAATGCCCAAAGGGGTTGAACGCGGTACACCTCTAACGGTATCGATTGTCACGCAGCGTACAGAGAACGCAATTGTTATTCCTGTATCCGCTCTACGCTCCATCGGTTCAAGAACGTATGTGCAAGTGGTGGAGAGTGATGGAAGCAAGCGTGAAGTGGACGTGGAAGTCGGGCAGCAGACATCCACGGATGTGGAGATTCTGAAAGGTCTGACTGTTGGACAGAAAGTAGTAGGCCGCTAA
- a CDS encoding tetratricopeptide repeat protein: MMQNEGQRFRFSEAPVWDWQRAYYEQKGLHAWTENQVPQYITSNPMIATAYAEMIFGLLQDLAGKGKTDETVTILELGAGVGRLAHQILFKLSELKDFAGVKLPAFRYVMTDLVEDNVLGWREHPSMQPFIDQGILDFARFDAVQDTELNLVVSGTMIRPGDLKQPMLLIANYFFDSIPQELIYVGEGEIYECDVNIQSPEPSLQSEPAVLLENMTLSYQYRRAPEYSAENYPYQDLIALYRKELEDSHILFPAMGLSCLERLNNLSECGYVLITADKGDHRLDNWKFAEPPEFVLHGSFSLTANYHAIQYVLEQQGAHTRFTTHHYKDLNVGCMLMVDEPLGYVNTRLAYHRFVERFGPDDFFSMKEWMDHQVERMDLKQILPFWRLGGYDAEFLIHCANRISSLLPDASDEEMLDIQSGIHIMWSSYYVMEQRGDVAFLAGQLLYGMYMYEDAKRFLEMSLDADSKKQNSAVLYDLAVCCYELELEEETLAYTRKVLALEPDHEEAMDLLKGFECI, from the coding sequence ATGATGCAAAACGAAGGACAACGATTCCGCTTCAGTGAGGCTCCGGTATGGGACTGGCAGCGGGCATATTATGAACAGAAAGGGCTGCACGCCTGGACAGAGAATCAGGTTCCGCAATACATAACGAGTAACCCCATGATTGCAACGGCGTATGCAGAAATGATTTTTGGTTTACTTCAGGATCTCGCCGGCAAAGGAAAGACGGACGAGACAGTGACCATTCTGGAACTTGGAGCGGGCGTAGGGCGCTTGGCACACCAAATTCTTTTCAAATTGAGTGAGTTGAAAGATTTTGCAGGCGTGAAGCTGCCTGCTTTTCGATATGTAATGACCGATCTGGTCGAAGATAATGTGTTGGGTTGGAGAGAGCATCCGTCCATGCAACCTTTTATTGACCAAGGGATACTGGATTTTGCACGTTTTGACGCTGTGCAGGATACCGAGTTGAATCTGGTCGTGTCGGGTACAATGATTCGACCGGGCGATCTGAAACAGCCAATGCTGCTGATTGCCAACTATTTTTTTGACAGCATTCCACAGGAGTTAATTTATGTCGGTGAGGGTGAGATCTACGAGTGTGATGTGAACATTCAATCTCCTGAACCTTCTCTTCAATCTGAACCTGCCGTTTTGCTGGAAAACATGACACTGAGTTATCAATACCGCCGTGCACCTGAGTACAGTGCAGAGAACTATCCGTATCAGGATCTTATCGCGCTGTACCGGAAAGAGTTGGAGGATTCGCACATTTTGTTCCCGGCAATGGGTCTGTCCTGTCTCGAACGGTTGAACAACCTATCCGAGTGTGGATATGTTTTGATTACTGCGGACAAAGGGGACCATCGACTGGACAACTGGAAGTTTGCCGAACCGCCTGAATTTGTACTCCATGGGAGCTTTTCTTTAACGGCGAATTATCATGCCATTCAATACGTATTGGAACAGCAAGGAGCCCATACTCGTTTTACAACACATCATTATAAAGATCTAAACGTTGGATGTATGTTGATGGTAGACGAACCTTTGGGTTACGTGAATACCCGGCTGGCGTATCATCGATTTGTTGAACGTTTTGGACCCGATGATTTTTTCAGTATGAAAGAATGGATGGATCATCAGGTAGAGCGGATGGATCTGAAGCAGATTTTACCGTTCTGGCGTCTGGGCGGGTATGATGCTGAATTTTTGATCCATTGTGCCAACCGGATTTCGAGTCTTTTGCCGGATGCTAGCGATGAGGAAATGCTTGATATTCAGTCTGGAATCCACATCATGTGGTCTTCATATTATGTAATGGAGCAGCGAGGGGATGTGGCGTTTCTTGCAGGTCAGCTGTTATACGGAATGTATATGTATGAGGATGCCAAACGGTTTCTGGAAATGTCGTTAGATGCTGATTCGAAAAAACAGAATTCAGCTGTGCTTTACGACTTGGCGGTGTGCTGTTATGAACTTGAACTGGAAGAAGAAACGTTGGCTTACACAAGGAAAGTGTTGGCTCTGGAGCCTGATCATGAGGAAGCAATGGATCTGCTGAAAGGCTTCGAATGTATATAA
- a CDS encoding ABC transporter ATP-binding protein: protein MKKLFSKIRPAKSQSGEDSAVGQTEQQEPGGQDDTTYISEPQNAPVDPHDIVSEASLDEIAAATAEPETKAGSPKRDLLPPYDGPVLEVRNVHRSFQTGSRIIHVLKGIDMEVNPQQLVMLKGRSGSGKTTLLNMLGGLDQPSSGDILFSGQPLQDWGDRRRTALRRKEIGFIFQAYALMPLLSAWENVELSLRMADVPRSEWKDRVGHCLDLVGLTKRVKHRPFEMSGGEQQRVAIAKAIAHRPRLLLADEPTAELDSKMGAQVMAVFRNIIEVEQVTICMTTHDPTILEVADHVYEMADGRFIK, encoded by the coding sequence ATGAAAAAGTTATTTTCCAAAATTAGACCCGCCAAGAGCCAGTCAGGCGAGGACAGTGCAGTCGGGCAAACGGAGCAGCAGGAACCAGGTGGGCAGGATGACACCACATACATAAGTGAACCCCAGAATGCACCCGTCGACCCGCACGACATAGTTAGTGAAGCAAGTCTGGATGAGATTGCAGCTGCAACTGCTGAACCGGAAACGAAGGCTGGCTCTCCCAAAAGGGATCTCTTGCCTCCATATGATGGACCTGTTCTGGAAGTTCGCAATGTTCATCGCAGTTTTCAGACGGGAAGCCGCATTATTCATGTACTCAAAGGCATCGATATGGAAGTCAACCCGCAACAACTGGTGATGTTGAAAGGGCGGTCAGGCTCAGGCAAAACGACGCTGCTCAATATGCTGGGTGGACTGGATCAGCCTTCAAGTGGAGATATTTTGTTCTCCGGCCAGCCTCTTCAGGATTGGGGAGACCGACGGCGGACTGCTTTGCGGCGTAAGGAAATTGGTTTTATTTTTCAGGCGTATGCGCTCATGCCCTTGTTGTCTGCCTGGGAAAATGTAGAGCTGTCGCTGCGGATGGCGGACGTGCCGCGTTCGGAATGGAAAGACCGGGTAGGTCATTGTCTGGATCTGGTTGGACTAACCAAACGGGTCAAGCACCGTCCATTCGAGATGTCCGGGGGAGAGCAGCAGCGGGTGGCCATCGCCAAGGCAATCGCCCACAGACCGAGATTGTTGCTCGCAGATGAGCCGACAGCTGAACTCGATTCCAAAATGGGAGCACAGGTTATGGCTGTATTTCGCAATATTATTGAAGTTGAACAAGTAACGATCTGTATGACTACACACGATCCTACGATTTTGGAGGTTGCGGACCATGTTTATGAAATGGCGGACGGCAGATTTATCAAGTAA
- a CDS encoding ABC transporter permease produces the protein MGLPLLRLLFRKMWNTRWMTFSTLIGLIVAVAFTVSIPMYADGALKRVVAQTLQDNSEGLPAGSLLMSYQAPGGVKTDTRGLEEVDRYIREDVPRDIGFPFHTYVNSRSIRSTEVNPEDPTKVDASRVRSMSLGTMTGLDAQVNYSAGVKPGNQVKDDTIEAVMLEEGMYRNDLHIGDILEYPIYSGLDITLRVKITGSFKADDSSSPYWVQGFDGMMNGLYVDEAVFNDVLLKEKGIPLQNSRWYYAFDLKEIQTSQLSGLTSVLERLDIDLYQRLKDTKVDITFGDLLKQFRSQSLQLQTMLFTLAAPMIAMVFYFIAMNARQSLQKQESDIAVLRSRGASARQIFSLYLLEGIFLGAIALFIGPFLGWFMAKSIGSASGFLSFVDRKSIPIGISKEAILLGLIAVLVAIIASLIPAITYARATIVSAKRRQARTDRAPVWQRWFLDIALLGLAGYGYYLFYERQMLTFQTGMTTDQLQVQPFLFFVPALAIFALGLFFLRLFPWILKLIQLIGRKFLPVPLYLTLTQLSRSSSSYYPLMILLVLTLGLGVYNSAAARTIDLNSTERTLYRYGTDVIMQTVWEGTPEVKPTGSGQGGGSGGGQQGGGSGGSGGGGAGGGNGGGGGGGGTSQPTKMIYSEPPFEVFRSLIGVEHAARVLQTKGNIIVSGKSGGQGMLVGIDNVDFAQVAWFRNDLFPAHPYRYLDLLGKYEGAVLISSKFADKFKLKTGDLVSIGVQGQAIEFVVFGIIPYWPAQYPDQMPFFIANLDYIYDQVPLIPYEVWLKMEPDAKVAPLMEKLAAEGIELSSVRDVRTELVTQGKHPSRGGVFGILSLGFLVSVIISLIGYILYWFFNLSGRVVQFGVLRAMGLSRAQLSGMLLLEQVFTAGLSILLGIGIGQVSSRLFLPFLQTTDNVSAQVPPFRIVFEEKDMLQLYGVTVVMLIIGATMLLWQIRRLRVHQAVKMGEER, from the coding sequence ATGGGGCTGCCATTGCTTCGGCTGTTGTTCCGCAAAATGTGGAACACTCGCTGGATGACGTTCAGCACACTGATCGGACTGATTGTGGCGGTCGCGTTCACCGTTAGTATTCCGATGTATGCCGATGGTGCGCTGAAGCGGGTCGTGGCCCAGACACTGCAGGATAACAGTGAGGGACTGCCAGCTGGTTCGTTGCTCATGAGTTACCAGGCACCTGGTGGTGTGAAGACAGACACACGTGGTCTGGAAGAAGTGGATCGATACATTCGTGAGGATGTACCCCGCGATATCGGTTTTCCTTTTCATACGTATGTGAACTCCCGTTCCATCCGCAGCACGGAGGTTAATCCGGAAGACCCGACCAAAGTCGATGCCAGCCGGGTCCGCAGCATGAGTCTGGGCACGATGACAGGCCTGGATGCACAGGTTAATTATTCCGCGGGAGTGAAGCCGGGTAACCAGGTGAAGGACGATACCATTGAAGCAGTCATGCTGGAAGAGGGTATGTATCGTAACGATCTGCATATCGGAGATATTCTGGAATATCCGATCTACAGCGGTCTCGATATTACGTTACGTGTGAAGATTACAGGTTCTTTCAAAGCCGATGATTCTAGCAGCCCGTACTGGGTGCAGGGATTTGACGGAATGATGAATGGACTCTATGTGGATGAAGCGGTATTTAATGATGTTTTGCTAAAGGAAAAAGGAATTCCTCTCCAGAATTCACGCTGGTATTATGCGTTTGATCTGAAAGAAATTCAAACAAGCCAGCTTTCGGGGTTGACCTCTGTGCTGGAAAGGCTCGATATCGATCTATATCAGCGGTTAAAGGATACGAAAGTGGATATCACCTTCGGGGATCTGCTGAAACAATTCCGCAGTCAGAGTCTGCAATTGCAGACCATGCTGTTCACACTGGCAGCACCGATGATTGCGATGGTCTTTTATTTTATTGCCATGAATGCCAGACAGTCGCTACAAAAGCAGGAAAGTGACATCGCGGTCCTACGCAGTCGCGGAGCTTCTGCCCGGCAGATATTCTCACTTTATCTGCTTGAAGGTATATTCCTGGGAGCGATTGCTCTTTTCATCGGACCGTTTCTTGGATGGTTTATGGCGAAAAGCATTGGTTCAGCCAGCGGATTCCTGTCGTTTGTGGATCGGAAATCCATTCCAATCGGAATATCAAAAGAAGCCATCCTGCTTGGCCTTATCGCCGTGTTGGTGGCAATCATCGCCTCGCTTATTCCGGCAATAACCTATGCGCGGGCGACGATTGTATCGGCCAAACGTCGGCAGGCACGCACGGATCGTGCTCCGGTATGGCAGCGCTGGTTTCTGGATATTGCGCTCCTGGGGCTTGCGGGATATGGATATTACTTGTTCTATGAACGGCAAATGTTGACGTTCCAGACTGGCATGACGACAGATCAGCTTCAGGTACAGCCGTTTCTGTTCTTTGTACCGGCACTCGCAATATTTGCACTGGGGCTGTTCTTCCTAAGGTTGTTCCCGTGGATTTTGAAGCTCATTCAGCTGATCGGGCGCAAGTTTCTTCCGGTTCCATTGTATTTGACACTGACCCAGCTTTCACGTTCATCGTCTTCTTATTATCCTTTGATGATCCTGCTGGTATTGACACTCGGACTCGGTGTGTATAATTCGGCAGCGGCTCGCACCATTGATCTAAACTCCACCGAGCGCACGTTATACCGATATGGTACGGATGTTATTATGCAGACGGTATGGGAAGGCACACCTGAAGTTAAGCCAACAGGTTCCGGACAAGGCGGCGGTTCGGGTGGCGGGCAGCAAGGTGGAGGTAGCGGTGGTTCTGGCGGAGGCGGTGCAGGCGGAGGAAACGGCGGCGGAGGTGGAGGCGGTGGCACTTCACAACCTACCAAGATGATTTACTCCGAGCCACCTTTTGAAGTGTTCCGCAGCCTGATAGGTGTAGAACACGCAGCGAGAGTACTGCAGACGAAAGGCAATATTATTGTCTCTGGCAAATCGGGTGGACAGGGAATGCTGGTGGGGATCGACAATGTGGACTTTGCTCAAGTGGCCTGGTTCCGCAATGACTTGTTTCCGGCACATCCTTACAGATACCTCGATTTGCTTGGTAAATATGAAGGGGCCGTATTGATCTCTTCCAAATTTGCAGACAAATTCAAGCTCAAAACCGGAGACCTCGTCTCCATTGGTGTACAGGGCCAGGCCATTGAATTTGTAGTTTTTGGCATTATACCTTACTGGCCTGCCCAGTACCCGGATCAAATGCCGTTTTTCATTGCCAATCTGGATTACATCTATGATCAGGTGCCTCTGATTCCGTATGAGGTCTGGCTGAAGATGGAGCCGGATGCCAAAGTAGCTCCTTTGATGGAGAAACTTGCCGCAGAAGGCATTGAGTTGTCGTCTGTGCGCGATGTGCGTACAGAGCTGGTGACCCAGGGCAAACATCCGTCAAGGGGCGGGGTGTTTGGCATACTGAGTCTCGGATTCCTTGTATCCGTAATTATCTCTCTGATTGGATACATTCTGTACTGGTTCTTCAATCTATCCGGGCGTGTAGTACAGTTTGGTGTCCTGCGGGCAATGGGATTATCCAGGGCACAACTAAGCGGCATGTTGCTGCTGGAGCAGGTGTTCACGGCGGGTCTGTCCATCCTGCTCGGTATTGGCATTGGTCAGGTATCCAGCCGTCTGTTCCTGCCCTTCCTGCAAACTACGGATAATGTGTCCGCACAGGTACCACCGTTTCGAATTGTGTTTGAAGAGAAAGATATGCTGCAACTGTACGGCGTGACCGTGGTCATGCTGATCATTGGAGCAACGATGCTGTTGTGGCAAATCCGCAGGCTGCGGGTTCACCAGGCAGTCAAAATGGGAGAGGAGAGGTAA
- a CDS encoding DUF1904 family protein — protein sequence MPFIRFKGFTGPQLEEVVPRITEQFALITNIPRERMKAERHDVQALTPSPASVEILMFQRDQEIHNRIASSMQAILEEADLPDVHIFFNILSPALYYKQGKPLTDYRLD from the coding sequence ATGCCGTTTATTCGTTTTAAAGGATTTACAGGACCCCAACTGGAGGAAGTTGTACCCCGTATAACGGAGCAATTTGCACTCATTACGAATATTCCGAGGGAGAGAATGAAAGCAGAACGTCATGATGTACAAGCTCTTACTCCTTCTCCAGCTTCAGTAGAGATCCTGATGTTCCAACGTGATCAGGAGATTCATAATCGGATTGCTTCCTCAATGCAGGCTATTTTGGAAGAAGCGGATTTGCCGGATGTGCATATTTTCTTTAATATACTGTCACCAGCGCTGTATTATAAACAAGGCAAGCCGTTGACAGATTACCGATTGGATTGA
- a CDS encoding ABC transporter ATP-binding protein, producing MIQCEGLVKIFKSSDVEVVALQGLNLTVNQGEMMAIIGNSGSGKSTLLNILGGLDRPTAGTAVVGDWDLLKMTDAQLVEYKRHTVGFIWQNNGRNLLPYLTALENVETPMILGGKRDRAYAMQLLEWVGLKDRMHNKLHQLSGGEQQRVAIAISLSNRPKLLLADEPTGSVDSETCDTIMGIFRKMNKELGVTIVIVTHDLTLAGKVDRIVAIRDGLTSTEFVKRNPNLDDEHGLSEAGAPDIHEAFVIIDRAGRLQVPKEYLEALSIDNRATLEFDGERIVITPPR from the coding sequence GTGATCCAATGCGAAGGACTTGTCAAAATTTTTAAATCCAGCGATGTGGAAGTCGTTGCCCTTCAAGGTCTCAATCTGACTGTCAATCAGGGTGAAATGATGGCCATTATCGGTAACAGTGGTAGCGGCAAATCCACATTGCTTAACATTCTGGGTGGACTGGATCGTCCAACAGCCGGTACTGCCGTTGTCGGGGATTGGGATTTGCTGAAAATGACGGATGCCCAATTGGTCGAGTACAAACGTCATACTGTAGGGTTCATTTGGCAAAATAACGGTCGTAACCTGCTGCCATACCTCACAGCACTGGAAAATGTGGAAACGCCCATGATTTTGGGAGGCAAGCGCGATCGTGCTTATGCCATGCAGCTGCTGGAGTGGGTTGGACTGAAGGATCGGATGCACAACAAGCTGCATCAATTGTCCGGTGGGGAGCAGCAGCGGGTGGCGATTGCGATCTCGTTATCGAATCGCCCCAAGCTGCTGCTTGCTGACGAGCCGACAGGTTCGGTGGACTCGGAGACCTGTGATACCATCATGGGCATTTTCCGCAAAATGAACAAGGAGCTCGGGGTTACGATTGTAATTGTTACTCATGATCTAACCCTCGCTGGCAAGGTGGACCGGATCGTCGCGATCCGGGACGGCTTGACCAGCACCGAGTTTGTGAAGCGCAATCCGAATCTGGATGACGAACATGGCTTGTCGGAGGCGGGAGCCCCGGATATTCATGAAGCTTTTGTCATTATAGACCGGGCGGGACGGCTTCAGGTGCCCAAGGAGTATCTCGAGGCATTGTCCATCGATAATCGTGCCACATTGGAATTTGACGGTGAACGTATTGTCATTACACCGCCAAGATAA
- a CDS encoding ABC transporter substrate-binding protein, with amino-acid sequence MKNRFWGKRVLAVLATASLALPLLAGCTASESKDNEQRVLRVATLWGGQDDSYFRQQFTDAFELTHPNITIEVVPAVDQGSMYGYGNQEEQQDVPDTMESLKKIMTGDNPVDVIVADTATVKSLIQENMVKQLDPLMQEDKFDTSDIVPSVLEGIKDLGDQSIYALTPTFSSSALFYNKGMFEKAGVEPPTDNMTWDDIFNLGTRLTKGEGKDHVFGFSFSTYQGGSPYYTMSQYSNSLQLKIFDDKAEKMTVDSPQWEKVWSTISKLALDKVIPKGDEPQDQDESGRYNPLTGDLFLSGKTAMVIGDYSYINQLIDANKNADKMKDFTKVEWDVVTPPVHPEAPEIGGNIYLSNLMAINSSAQNPEDAWELIKYMNSEDWAKIKARSSYEMVSRKSFIKPKDGLDYNIQAFYTLKPVPPTNTNLDKMYQKMPNLWQVNDKGMEYFNQVLENKKTPKEALGEWAAKGNEMLEKLKKNPKATFQ; translated from the coding sequence ATGAAGAACAGGTTTTGGGGAAAACGGGTGCTGGCCGTACTGGCTACAGCCAGTCTGGCATTACCGCTGCTTGCGGGGTGCACAGCGAGTGAGTCCAAGGATAACGAGCAGCGTGTACTGCGTGTAGCGACGTTATGGGGGGGCCAGGATGACAGCTATTTCCGTCAGCAGTTTACCGATGCTTTTGAATTGACTCATCCGAATATTACAATTGAAGTTGTACCTGCTGTTGATCAGGGTAGCATGTACGGGTATGGTAACCAGGAAGAACAGCAGGACGTTCCGGATACGATGGAAAGTTTGAAGAAGATTATGACAGGGGATAACCCGGTAGACGTCATCGTGGCTGATACGGCGACAGTTAAGTCGTTAATTCAGGAAAACATGGTGAAACAACTGGACCCACTGATGCAGGAAGATAAGTTTGATACTTCGGATATTGTGCCAAGTGTTCTCGAAGGCATCAAGGATTTGGGAGATCAGAGCATCTACGCTTTGACACCAACGTTCTCCTCTTCGGCGTTGTTCTACAACAAGGGTATGTTTGAGAAGGCAGGCGTGGAGCCTCCAACGGATAATATGACTTGGGATGATATTTTCAACCTGGGTACCCGTCTTACCAAGGGTGAAGGAAAAGATCACGTGTTTGGTTTCTCCTTCAGTACTTATCAAGGCGGTTCCCCATACTATACGATGTCACAGTATTCTAACTCTCTGCAGCTGAAAATTTTTGATGACAAAGCAGAGAAAATGACCGTCGATTCCCCTCAATGGGAGAAAGTATGGAGTACCATTAGCAAGCTTGCCCTCGATAAAGTCATCCCTAAAGGGGATGAGCCGCAGGATCAGGATGAGAGCGGACGCTACAATCCACTTACGGGCGATCTGTTCCTGAGTGGCAAAACAGCCATGGTAATCGGAGATTACAGCTACATTAATCAATTGATTGATGCTAATAAAAATGCTGATAAAATGAAAGACTTTACAAAGGTAGAGTGGGATGTTGTCACACCTCCAGTTCATCCGGAGGCACCAGAAATCGGCGGCAATATTTATCTGAGCAACCTCATGGCCATTAACAGTTCAGCTCAAAACCCTGAAGATGCATGGGAATTGATCAAGTATATGAACAGTGAAGACTGGGCGAAGATCAAAGCGCGAAGCAGCTATGAGATGGTATCCCGGAAGAGCTTCATTAAACCGAAGGATGGATTGGATTACAATATCCAGGCGTTCTACACACTGAAACCTGTACCACCAACCAATACCAACTTGGATAAAATGTATCAAAAAATGCCGAACTTGTGGCAAGTAAATGACAAGGGCATGGAATATTTCAATCAAGTGCTTGAGAATAAAAAGACACCAAAAGAAGCGCTTGGTGAATGGGCAGCCAAAGGAAATGAAATGCTGGAGAAGTTGAAAAAGAACCCTAAAGCCACATTTCAATAA
- a CDS encoding DUF6199 family natural product biosynthesis protein translates to MRTLFFIFMTLCIINLCFPKFGWYLRYGWISQGEAEPSRPYMAMTRMTSLLMLLIAFSLVVA, encoded by the coding sequence ATGAGAACCCTCTTTTTTATATTCATGACACTTTGTATCATTAATTTGTGCTTCCCGAAATTTGGCTGGTACCTGCGTTATGGATGGATTTCCCAGGGAGAGGCTGAGCCCAGCAGACCATATATGGCTATGACCAGAATGACCAGTCTGTTGATGCTTCTTATTGCTTTTTCGCTTGTTGTGGCTTGA
- a CDS encoding YjcZ family sporulation protein — MSEVGYGCNNVGGVGTGICTSTAAILVLFILLVIITKSFWL, encoded by the coding sequence ATGAGTGAAGTTGGATACGGTTGTAATAATGTTGGAGGAGTAGGAACCGGTATTTGTACTTCCACTGCCGCAATTCTGGTACTCTTCATCCTGCTCGTCATCATCACTAAATCTTTCTGGCTCTAA